From Pseudomonas poae, the proteins below share one genomic window:
- a CDS encoding PepSY domain-containing protein, with the protein MSKKSRSKLWFLVHSWLALPIWFFVLIVCVTGTLAVVSQEIVWLANPDIRASKPSDDAEPLSFDQVISTIKRAEPQVIVQSIIRPDESHFALSVDLSYPDGRSVEVYVNPYTGVIQGISPSFNFKQFTRALHGWWLVPFTNGFSWGWYLVSALGLPLLASLVTGLVVYKRFWKGFFKPTLRIRHGARIFWGDFHRLSGIWSIWFIAVISITGTWFLIQAILGDNQISISSEPIVPVIAREKVPTSAPGVPAPMIPLDEAIKIATQRIPGLDATFVFLPLNAYSHLQIGGRGWYPLMFQTAQLNPYNGEIAVSHLLSDRTTLEFVTESMRPLHTGDFGGLWIKLIWAFFGLVLSMMVLSGLLIWTKRTALATLHALKREAKTHRQPASLPAMQAETSEANQ; encoded by the coding sequence ATGTCGAAGAAGTCACGCTCCAAACTCTGGTTTCTCGTACATAGCTGGCTGGCCTTGCCCATCTGGTTTTTTGTACTGATCGTCTGTGTCACCGGCACCCTGGCGGTGGTCAGCCAGGAAATCGTCTGGCTGGCCAACCCGGATATCCGTGCGAGCAAGCCTTCGGATGATGCCGAACCGCTGAGCTTCGACCAGGTAATCAGCACCATCAAGCGCGCCGAACCCCAGGTGATCGTGCAGTCGATCATCCGCCCGGATGAATCGCACTTTGCGCTCAGTGTCGACCTCAGCTACCCCGATGGGCGCTCTGTGGAGGTTTACGTCAACCCCTACACCGGCGTGATCCAGGGCATCAGCCCGTCCTTCAACTTCAAGCAATTTACCCGCGCCCTGCACGGCTGGTGGCTGGTGCCGTTCACCAATGGCTTCAGTTGGGGCTGGTACCTGGTGTCGGCGCTCGGCTTGCCGTTGCTGGCGTCGCTGGTGACCGGGCTGGTGGTGTACAAGCGTTTCTGGAAAGGCTTCTTCAAGCCGACCCTGCGCATTCGCCACGGCGCACGGATCTTCTGGGGCGACTTCCACCGCCTGAGCGGCATCTGGTCGATCTGGTTTATCGCGGTCATTTCCATCACCGGCACCTGGTTCCTGATCCAGGCGATCCTCGGCGATAACCAGATTTCAATTTCCAGCGAGCCCATCGTGCCGGTGATTGCGCGGGAGAAAGTACCGACGTCCGCCCCCGGCGTGCCGGCACCGATGATCCCCCTCGACGAAGCAATCAAAATCGCCACCCAGCGCATCCCCGGGCTGGACGCCACCTTTGTGTTCCTGCCGCTCAATGCGTACAGTCACTTGCAGATTGGTGGGCGCGGTTGGTACCCGCTGATGTTCCAGACGGCGCAGCTCAACCCGTATAACGGCGAAATAGCCGTGTCGCACTTGCTGTCCGACCGCACCACGCTGGAGTTCGTCACCGAATCCATGCGCCCGCTGCACACCGGTGACTTTGGCGGTTTGTGGATCAAGCTGATCTGGGCGTTCTTCGGCCTGGTGCTGAGCATGATGGTCCTGAGCGGCCTGTTGATCTGGACCAAGCGCACGGCCCTGGCCACGCTCCATGCCCTCAAACGCGAAGCCAAGACGCACCGTCAGCCCGCGTCCCTCCCCGCCATGCAGGCTGAAACCTCGGAGGCCAATCAATGA
- a CDS encoding thiamine pyrophosphate-binding protein, translated as MSKVAAATPPSPLRAFWLKWRFHINILLLLVPLGFMPKYFADAALFRGDTGIGERVAGDVQVGPWSLKLAEFRNEGPRPDPAGPMKFFNAALCETCAEQVKATYLRIGKPRSLRAAGVIFFGTPYRMGAALPVPERTPVDAEIWVTMEGWDGTMHQGSIPLSQASPATIAWLNKQGVKP; from the coding sequence ATGAGCAAGGTCGCTGCCGCTACACCGCCTTCGCCGCTGCGGGCCTTTTGGCTGAAATGGCGGTTCCACATCAATATTCTGCTGTTGCTGGTGCCCCTGGGCTTTATGCCCAAATATTTTGCCGACGCCGCACTGTTTCGCGGTGACACCGGTATCGGCGAGCGCGTAGCCGGCGATGTGCAGGTCGGCCCCTGGAGCCTGAAGCTCGCCGAGTTCCGCAACGAGGGCCCGCGCCCGGACCCGGCCGGCCCGATGAAATTCTTCAACGCCGCCCTGTGCGAAACCTGCGCCGAACAGGTCAAGGCCACTTACCTGCGTATCGGCAAACCGCGCAGCCTGCGCGCCGCCGGGGTGATCTTCTTCGGCACGCCGTATCGCATGGGCGCCGCCCTGCCCGTGCCGGAACGCACGCCCGTCGACGCCGAAATATGGGTCACCATGGAAGGCTGGGACGGCACGATGCACCAGGGTTCCATCCCGCTGAGCCAGGCCTCGCCTGCCACCATTGCCTGGCTGAACAAGCAAGGAGTTAAACCATGA
- a CDS encoding metal ABC transporter substrate-binding protein → MSISSPLLRLLLVGLFSLMLAPLANAEAAKRLRIGITLHPYYSYVANIVGDKAEVVPLIPAGFNPHAYEPRAEDIKRIGTLDVIVLNGVGHDDFADRMIATSERPDIPVIEANANVPLLAATGNAARGAGKVVNPHTFLSISASIAQVNNIARELGKLDPDNAKTYTQNARAYGKRLRQMRADALAKLTSAPNPDLRVATVHAAYDYLLREFGLEVTAVVEPAHGIEPSPSQLKKTIDELRALDVKVIFSEMDFPSTYVDTIQRESGVKLYPLSHISYGEYSAEKYEVEMTGNLNTVVRAIQESGT, encoded by the coding sequence ATGTCTATTTCATCTCCCCTGTTGCGCCTGTTGCTGGTTGGCCTGTTCAGCCTGATGCTCGCTCCCTTGGCCAATGCCGAGGCAGCCAAACGCCTGCGCATCGGCATCACCCTGCACCCTTATTACAGCTACGTGGCGAATATCGTCGGCGACAAGGCCGAGGTCGTGCCGCTGATTCCGGCCGGTTTCAACCCCCATGCCTACGAACCACGCGCCGAAGACATCAAGCGCATCGGCACCCTCGACGTGATCGTGCTCAATGGCGTCGGCCATGACGACTTCGCCGACCGCATGATCGCCACCAGCGAGCGCCCGGATATCCCGGTGATAGAGGCCAACGCCAACGTGCCATTGCTGGCCGCCACCGGCAATGCCGCACGCGGTGCGGGCAAGGTGGTCAACCCGCACACCTTCCTGTCGATCAGCGCGTCGATTGCCCAGGTCAACAACATCGCCCGCGAGCTGGGCAAGCTCGACCCGGACAACGCCAAGACCTACACCCAGAACGCCCGCGCCTACGGCAAACGCCTGCGCCAGATGCGCGCCGATGCGCTGGCCAAGCTGACCAGCGCACCCAACCCGGATTTGCGCGTGGCCACGGTGCACGCGGCCTACGACTACCTGCTGCGTGAGTTCGGCCTGGAAGTCACCGCCGTGGTCGAACCGGCGCACGGTATCGAGCCAAGCCCCAGCCAGTTGAAAAAAACCATTGATGAACTGCGCGCATTGGACGTGAAAGTGATCTTCTCGGAGATGGATTTCCCGTCCACCTACGTCGACACCATCCAGCGTGAATCAGGGGTCAAGCTCTACCCGCTGTCGCATATCTCCTACGGCGAATACAGCGCTGAAAAATACGAAGTGGAAATGACCGGCAACCTCAACACGGTGGTGCGGGCGATTCAGGAGTCCGGGACATGA
- a CDS encoding UTRA domain-containing protein, producing the protein MRDEAIKAVTSIGLALQEQIDHGLLPPASKLPAERKLSELFGTTRITVREALLQLEAQGQIYREERRGWFVSPPRLAYNLMQRSHFHAMVNDQGRVASTEVISARLQPASAAVCAWLQLPALSSVIQICRSRRIDGRLVLYVEHYLNPQYFPGILACDLNQSMTELYARKYDLHYGRVRFEIVPTSLPVEAAAALRVSVGSPGLRIARVNYDQHQRLIDCDLEFWRHDAIHVGVDVV; encoded by the coding sequence ATGCGTGATGAGGCAATCAAGGCGGTGACCTCCATCGGTCTGGCGCTGCAAGAGCAGATCGACCACGGCCTGTTGCCGCCTGCAAGCAAACTGCCCGCCGAGCGCAAACTCAGCGAGTTGTTTGGTACCACTCGAATTACCGTGCGGGAAGCCTTGTTACAACTGGAGGCCCAAGGCCAGATTTATCGCGAGGAGCGCCGCGGCTGGTTTGTCTCGCCGCCACGGCTGGCCTACAACCTGATGCAGCGCAGCCATTTTCACGCAATGGTCAACGACCAGGGGCGGGTGGCGTCGACTGAAGTGATTTCTGCGCGGCTGCAACCGGCGTCGGCGGCGGTGTGTGCATGGCTGCAATTGCCGGCGCTGTCGAGTGTGATTCAGATCTGCCGGAGCCGGCGGATTGACGGGCGTTTGGTGTTGTACGTGGAGCACTACCTGAACCCGCAGTATTTTCCGGGGATTTTGGCGTGCGATTTGAATCAGTCGATGACCGAGTTGTATGCGCGCAAGTACGATTTGCACTACGGGCGGGTGCGTTTCGAAATTGTCCCCACCTCACTGCCGGTGGAAGCCGCCGCCGCGTTGCGCGTGTCGGTAGGCAGCCCGGGCTTGCGCATCGCCCGGGTCAACTATGACCAGCATCAGCGGTTGATCGACTGCGACCTGGAGTTCTGGCGACATGACGCCATCCACGTCGGCGTGGATGTGGTTTGA
- a CDS encoding ABC transporter substrate-binding protein, producing the protein MKQLFLASLLGSTIAMCTAAMAADTALATPNLKTLEAAAKAEGAVNSVGMPDDWANWKGTWDDLAKTYGLKHIDTDMSSAQEIAKFKAEKDNASADIGDVGAAFGPIAVKQEVTQPYKPSTWAQVPDWAKDKDGHWALAYTGTIAFIVNKKLLHGSEVPTSWADLLTGKYKVSVGDVSTAAQASNAVLAAAIANKGDEKNIAPGLQFFTKIAQQGRLGLSNPTIATMEKGEVEVGIVWDFNGLSYKAKMANPDDYVVLIPSDGSVKSGYTTIINKYAKHPNAAKLTREYIFSDAGQLNLAKGNARPIRAETDLKLPADIAKNLIPGEQYTKANPQPIKDADAWEATSKKLPQLWNEQVIVEMK; encoded by the coding sequence ATGAAACAGCTTTTCCTGGCATCACTGTTAGGCTCGACCATTGCCATGTGCACCGCCGCCATGGCCGCTGATACCGCTCTAGCTACTCCTAATTTGAAGACACTGGAAGCCGCCGCGAAAGCGGAAGGCGCCGTCAACAGCGTCGGCATGCCCGATGACTGGGCCAACTGGAAAGGCACCTGGGACGACCTGGCCAAGACCTACGGCCTCAAGCACATCGACACCGACATGAGCTCGGCCCAGGAAATCGCCAAGTTCAAGGCTGAAAAAGACAACGCCAGCGCCGATATCGGCGACGTGGGCGCAGCCTTCGGCCCGATTGCGGTGAAACAGGAAGTCACCCAGCCGTACAAACCGTCCACCTGGGCCCAGGTGCCGGATTGGGCCAAAGACAAAGACGGTCACTGGGCCCTGGCCTACACCGGCACCATCGCCTTTATCGTTAACAAGAAGCTGCTGCACGGTTCCGAAGTGCCAACAAGCTGGGCGGACCTGCTGACCGGCAAATACAAGGTTTCCGTCGGTGACGTAAGCACCGCGGCCCAGGCGTCCAACGCAGTACTGGCTGCGGCAATCGCCAATAAAGGCGATGAGAAAAACATCGCTCCCGGCCTGCAGTTCTTCACCAAGATCGCCCAGCAAGGCCGTCTCGGGCTGTCCAACCCGACCATCGCCACCATGGAAAAAGGCGAAGTCGAAGTGGGCATCGTCTGGGACTTCAACGGCCTGAGCTACAAGGCCAAGATGGCCAACCCGGATGACTACGTGGTGCTGATCCCCTCGGACGGTTCGGTGAAATCCGGCTACACCACCATCATCAACAAATACGCCAAGCACCCGAACGCCGCCAAGCTGACCCGCGAATACATCTTCAGCGATGCCGGCCAACTCAACCTGGCCAAGGGCAATGCGCGTCCGATCCGGGCTGAAACCGACCTGAAACTGCCGGCCGATATCGCCAAGAACCTGATCCCGGGCGAGCAGTACACCAAGGCCAACCCGCAGCCGATCAAGGATGCCGATGCCTGGGAAGCCACGTCCAAAAAGCTGCCACAGCTGTGGAACGAGCAGGTCATCGTAGAAATGAAGTAA
- a CDS encoding alkaline phosphatase family protein, which yields MKHNVILVVLDGLNFEVARHAMGHLQAYVGAGRAALYKLECELPALSRPLYECILTGVPPIQSGIVHNNVSRLSNQRSIFHYATAAGLTTAAAAYHWVSELYNRTPFLAARDRHTDDKALAIQHGHFYWNDHYPDSHLFADAESLRLKHAPNFLVVHPMNIDDAGHKHGLDTPQYRNSARSADIILADYLQGWLDAGYQVLVTADHGMNNDRSHNGLLPEEREVPLFVFGDAFSLEAGAAPKQTDLCGTVCELLGVPHDKPVCRELLK from the coding sequence ATGAAGCACAATGTCATCCTTGTCGTGCTCGACGGCCTGAACTTCGAGGTTGCCCGACACGCCATGGGGCACTTGCAGGCCTATGTCGGCGCAGGACGCGCAGCCCTCTACAAGCTGGAGTGTGAACTGCCCGCCCTGTCCCGCCCGTTGTACGAATGCATCCTTACCGGCGTGCCTCCGATCCAGAGCGGCATCGTCCACAACAACGTCTCGCGCCTGTCCAACCAGCGCAGCATCTTTCATTACGCCACTGCCGCGGGGTTGACCACGGCGGCGGCGGCTTATCACTGGGTCAGCGAGTTGTATAACCGCACGCCCTTCCTCGCCGCCCGTGATCGTCACACTGACGACAAGGCGCTGGCGATCCAGCACGGGCATTTCTACTGGAATGACCATTACCCGGATTCGCACCTGTTTGCCGACGCCGAGAGCCTGCGGCTCAAACACGCGCCGAACTTCCTGGTGGTGCACCCGATGAACATCGACGACGCCGGCCACAAGCACGGCCTCGACACCCCCCAATACCGTAACAGCGCACGCTCGGCCGACATCATCCTGGCCGACTACCTGCAAGGCTGGCTCGATGCCGGCTACCAGGTGCTGGTGACCGCCGACCACGGCATGAACAACGATCGCTCGCACAACGGCCTGCTGCCGGAAGAACGCGAAGTACCGCTGTTTGTGTTCGGCGATGCCTTCAGCCTGGAGGCCGGCGCCGCGCCGAAACAGACCGACCTCTGCGGCACCGTCTGCGAACTGCTGGGCGTGCCCCACGACAAACCTGTATGCCGGGAGCTGCTGAAGTGA
- a CDS encoding ABC transporter permease subunit produces MTRGKWLALLCLVPFALFFIVFEIAPLVWVLINSLQTEETGWGLDNFTRIFSSKFYLQAIQFSLEISFYSSIFGIIIAVLGSYSLRKVDSPLRNFVTAFANMTSNFSGVPLAFAFIILLGFNGSITIMLKQAGIIQDFNLYSKTGLIILYTYFQIPLGVLLLYPAFDALREDWRESAALLGANGWDFWRHIGLPVLTPALLGTFVILLANALGAYATVYALTTGNFNVLPIRIAGLVSGDVSLDPNLASALAVVLVALMTLVTVVHQLLLKRSYHVSR; encoded by the coding sequence ATGACCCGCGGCAAATGGCTGGCGCTGCTATGCCTGGTGCCTTTCGCGCTGTTCTTTATCGTGTTTGAAATCGCCCCGCTGGTCTGGGTGCTGATCAACAGCCTGCAAACCGAAGAAACCGGCTGGGGCCTGGATAATTTCACACGTATCTTCAGTTCGAAGTTCTACCTGCAAGCGATCCAGTTCAGCCTGGAGATCAGCTTCTACTCCAGCATCTTCGGCATCATCATTGCTGTGCTGGGCAGTTACTCGCTGCGCAAGGTGGACTCGCCACTGCGCAATTTCGTCACTGCCTTCGCCAACATGACCAGCAATTTCTCCGGCGTGCCCCTGGCCTTCGCGTTCATCATCCTGCTGGGGTTCAACGGCAGCATTACCATCATGCTCAAGCAGGCGGGGATCATTCAGGACTTCAACCTGTATTCCAAAACCGGGCTGATCATCCTCTATACCTACTTCCAGATTCCCCTCGGCGTGCTGCTGCTCTACCCGGCGTTCGACGCCTTGCGCGAGGACTGGCGCGAGTCGGCGGCCTTGCTCGGCGCCAATGGCTGGGACTTCTGGCGGCATATCGGCCTGCCGGTGCTCACACCGGCCCTGCTGGGTACGTTCGTGATCCTGCTGGCCAATGCCCTGGGCGCCTACGCCACGGTCTACGCCCTGACTACCGGTAACTTCAACGTGCTGCCGATTCGTATCGCCGGCCTGGTGTCGGGGGATGTGTCACTCGACCCGAACCTGGCCAGCGCCCTGGCCGTGGTGCTGGTAGCGCTGATGACCCTGGTCACCGTGGTCCATCAACTGCTGCTCAAGAGGAGCTACCATGTCTCGCGCTGA
- a CDS encoding ABC transporter permease, with protein MSRAEAGPASLYHRVVVYLLFAILVLPLIGTFVYSIASSWSATILPAGFTVKWYVQLWSDPRFLMAFGQSLLVCVGALILSVVLILPLLFVVHYHFPRLDALMNILILLPFAVPPVVSSVGLLQLYGSGPFAMVGTPWILIGCYFTVALPFMYRAITNNLQAINLRDLMDASQLLGASTWQAAILVVLPNLRKGLMVALLLSFSFLFGEFVFANILVGTRYETLQVYLNNMRNSSGHFTSAVVISYFFFVLVLTWAANILNKDKSQ; from the coding sequence ATGTCTCGCGCTGAAGCCGGCCCGGCCTCCCTCTACCACCGCGTGGTGGTGTACCTGTTGTTTGCGATCCTGGTGCTGCCGTTGATCGGCACCTTCGTCTACTCCATTGCCAGCAGTTGGTCGGCCACCATCCTGCCCGCCGGTTTTACCGTGAAATGGTACGTGCAGCTGTGGAGTGACCCACGCTTTCTGATGGCCTTCGGGCAATCGCTGCTGGTCTGCGTGGGGGCACTGATCCTGTCGGTGGTGTTGATTCTGCCGCTGCTGTTTGTGGTGCATTACCACTTCCCCAGGCTGGATGCGCTGATGAACATCCTGATCCTGCTGCCGTTTGCGGTGCCGCCGGTGGTGTCCTCGGTGGGCCTGCTGCAACTCTACGGCTCCGGGCCATTTGCGATGGTGGGCACGCCGTGGATTCTGATCGGTTGCTACTTCACCGTGGCCCTGCCGTTCATGTACCGGGCGATCACCAACAACCTGCAAGCGATCAACCTGCGCGACCTGATGGACGCCTCGCAGCTACTGGGTGCCAGCACCTGGCAGGCGGCGATCCTGGTGGTGCTGCCGAACCTGCGCAAAGGCTTGATGGTAGCGCTGCTGCTGTCGTTCTCGTTCCTGTTCGGTGAGTTCGTGTTCGCCAACATCCTGGTGGGCACCCGCTACGAAACCCTGCAGGTGTACCTGAACAACATGCGCAACAGCAGCGGGCACTTCACCAGTGCCGTCGTGATTTCCTATTTCTTCTTTGTGCTGGTGCTGACCTGGGCCGCCAATATCTTGAACAAGGACAAAAGCCAATGA
- a CDS encoding ABC transporter ATP-binding protein: MSFVSVQHLQKGYAGTPVFSDINCEIAKGEFVTLLGPSGCGKSTLLRCIAGLTSVDSGKILLDGQDIVPLSPQKRNIGMVFQSYALFPNMTVEQNVAFGLRMQKVNADDSHKRVQEVLQLVELKDLAGRYPHQMSGGQCQRVALARSLVTRPRLLLLDEPLSALDARIRKHLREQIRQIQRELGLTTIFVTHDQEEALTMSDRIFLMNQGKIVQSGDAETLYTAPVDVFAAGFIGNYNLLDADKASQLLQRPISGRIAIRPEAIELSRSGELDALVRSHSLLGNVIRYRIEARGVELVVDVLNRSADDLHPDGQRLALSIDPSALCEVA; the protein is encoded by the coding sequence ATGAGCTTCGTCAGCGTCCAACACCTGCAAAAAGGCTACGCCGGCACACCGGTATTCAGTGATATCAACTGCGAAATCGCCAAGGGCGAGTTCGTCACCCTGCTCGGCCCGTCCGGGTGCGGCAAGTCCACCTTGTTGCGCTGCATCGCCGGCCTGACCTCGGTAGACAGTGGGAAAATTCTGCTGGATGGGCAGGATATCGTCCCTCTGAGCCCGCAGAAACGAAACATCGGCATGGTGTTCCAGAGCTATGCACTGTTCCCCAACATGACCGTGGAACAGAACGTCGCCTTTGGCCTGCGCATGCAAAAGGTCAACGCCGACGACAGCCATAAGCGCGTGCAGGAAGTGCTGCAACTGGTCGAACTCAAGGACCTCGCCGGGCGCTACCCGCACCAGATGTCCGGCGGCCAGTGCCAGCGCGTGGCCCTGGCCCGCTCGCTGGTGACCCGCCCGCGCCTGTTGCTGCTCGATGAGCCGCTGTCGGCACTGGATGCGCGGATTCGCAAGCACCTGCGCGAACAGATCCGCCAGATCCAGCGCGAACTGGGGCTGACCACGATTTTCGTGACCCATGACCAGGAAGAAGCCCTGACCATGTCCGACCGGATCTTCCTGATGAACCAGGGCAAGATCGTGCAAAGCGGTGACGCCGAAACCCTCTACACCGCGCCGGTGGACGTGTTCGCCGCCGGGTTTATCGGCAACTACAACCTGCTGGATGCGGACAAGGCCAGCCAGTTGCTGCAGCGCCCGATCAGCGGGCGCATCGCGATTCGTCCGGAAGCCATCGAACTCAGCCGCAGCGGCGAACTCGACGCGCTGGTGCGCAGCCACAGCCTGCTGGGCAACGTGATTCGCTACCGCATCGAAGCCCGTGGCGTGGAATTGGTGGTGGACGTGCTCAACCGTTCGGCCGACGATCTGCACCCCGACGGTCAGCGCCTGGCACTTTCCATCGACCCCAGCGCGCTGTGTGAAGTAGCCTGA
- a CDS encoding HAD-IB family hydrolase, which translates to MALVIFDLDDTLIHGDCATLWSEQMGRLGWVDPESFMRRNTELMDAYSQGKLAMEDFMDFSLEPMIGRTPEEIDHLVEPWVEDIIEPLIYSDATKTIARHRANGDRILVISASGTHLVTPIAARIGIDEVLGIDLEVSHGVYSGQTVGVLTYREGKITRLLEWLEQEGESLEGAYFYSDSRNDLPLLLKVDHPQVVNPDPVLREHAQKAGWPIHHWV; encoded by the coding sequence ATGGCATTGGTAATTTTTGATTTGGACGACACCCTGATCCACGGCGACTGCGCCACCCTGTGGAGCGAGCAGATGGGCCGCCTGGGGTGGGTCGACCCCGAGTCGTTCATGCGCAGGAACACGGAGCTGATGGACGCCTACAGCCAGGGCAAGCTGGCCATGGAAGACTTCATGGACTTCAGCCTGGAGCCAATGATCGGCCGCACCCCGGAAGAAATCGACCACCTGGTGGAGCCATGGGTCGAGGACATCATCGAACCGCTGATCTACAGCGACGCCACCAAAACCATCGCCCGGCACCGCGCGAATGGTGACCGGATTCTGGTGATTTCCGCCTCGGGCACTCATTTGGTCACGCCGATTGCGGCGCGTATCGGCATAGATGAAGTGCTGGGGATTGATCTGGAGGTCAGCCACGGCGTGTACAGCGGCCAGACCGTGGGTGTACTGACTTACCGCGAAGGCAAAATCACGCGCCTGCTGGAATGGTTGGAGCAGGAAGGTGAAAGCCTGGAGGGGGCGTACTTCTATTCGGATTCACGCAATGACTTGCCATTGTTGCTCAAGGTGGATCACCCGCAAGTGGTGAACCCGGACCCGGTGTTGCGTGAGCATGCACAAAAGGCCGGTTGGCCGATTCACCACTGGGTCTGA
- a CDS encoding zinc-binding dehydrogenase: MKALQGVEGRVEWLEEPSPTCDVGQVRIRVSAAGLNRADLLQRAGLYPPPPGASPVLGLECSGVISEVGAGSSWQVGDRVCALLAGGGMAEEVVVDARHVLAVPEGLSLVEAAALPEVYSTAWLNLFQLAGLKPGEKVLLHAGASGVGSAAIQLCKAFGSPCWVSVGSAERLAYCEELGAQGGVVRTDGIEGLRDFGPFDVILDPVGGSYAALDLKLLALDGRWVLIGLMGGREAQLDLAQVLGKRIQLLGSTLRSRSDQFKADLFSDLSQHVWPLFVEGRLSPQLAKTFPIKDAEAAFAELATNQISGKLVLVIDETLT, from the coding sequence GTGAAAGCATTGCAAGGCGTTGAAGGTCGTGTGGAGTGGTTAGAAGAACCCAGTCCTACCTGCGATGTAGGCCAAGTTCGCATTCGGGTGTCGGCCGCCGGCCTTAATCGCGCCGATTTATTACAGCGTGCGGGGCTCTATCCACCCCCGCCGGGCGCTAGCCCTGTGCTGGGCCTGGAGTGTTCCGGGGTGATCAGCGAAGTCGGTGCGGGCTCGTCCTGGCAGGTGGGGGATCGCGTTTGCGCGCTGCTGGCCGGGGGCGGCATGGCCGAAGAAGTGGTGGTGGATGCGCGGCACGTGCTGGCGGTGCCGGAAGGTTTGTCGCTGGTCGAAGCGGCAGCATTGCCTGAGGTGTATAGCACCGCGTGGCTCAATCTGTTCCAGCTGGCGGGCCTCAAGCCGGGTGAAAAAGTGTTGCTGCATGCCGGTGCCAGCGGCGTGGGCTCGGCGGCGATCCAGTTGTGCAAGGCGTTTGGCAGCCCGTGCTGGGTCAGCGTCGGCTCAGCGGAGCGCCTGGCCTACTGCGAAGAACTCGGTGCCCAGGGCGGCGTGGTACGTACCGACGGTATTGAAGGGCTGCGCGATTTTGGGCCGTTCGATGTGATCCTGGACCCGGTTGGCGGTAGCTATGCGGCACTCGACCTCAAACTGCTGGCCCTGGATGGCCGTTGGGTATTGATCGGCCTGATGGGCGGCCGCGAGGCGCAGCTGGACTTGGCCCAGGTGCTGGGCAAGCGCATTCAGTTGCTGGGCTCGACCCTGCGCAGCCGCAGTGATCAGTTCAAGGCAGACCTGTTCAGCGACTTGAGCCAGCATGTCTGGCCACTGTTTGTTGAAGGCCGCCTGAGCCCGCAACTGGCCAAGACCTTCCCGATCAAGGACGCCGAGGCGGCGTTTGCCGAACTGGCGACTAATCAGATTTCCGGGAAGTTGGTGTTGGTGATTGACGAAACGCTGACCTGA